One Setaria viridis chromosome 7, Setaria_viridis_v4.0, whole genome shotgun sequence genomic region harbors:
- the LOC117862630 gene encoding uncharacterized protein codes for MVAAIAVASAGLGMLAGVAMANKSSEGGAAQWRPGPPPAALRWGGGAPRCEACGGSGKEECRLCARWSDAGARGSRRSGCGACAGTRRTPCRSCGGSGTGRRAPVRVATSGRAAPTAWSAR; via the coding sequence atggtggcggcgaTCGCGGTGGCCTCGGCGGGCCTGGGGATGCTGGCGGGCGTCGCCATGGCCAACAAGTCGTCCGAGGGCGGAGCCGCGCAGTGGAGgcccgggccgccgccggccgcgctgcGGTGGGGCGGAGGCGCGCCGCGCTGCGAGGCGTGCGGCGGGTCGGGCAAGGAGGAGTGCCGCCTGTGCGCGCGCTGGTCCGACGCCGGGGCAAGGGGCAGCCGCCGGTCCGGCTGCGGGGCGTGCGCCGGCACGCGGCGGACGCCGTGCCGGAGCTGCGGCGGGTCAGGGACCGGCCGGCGCGCGCCCGTGCGCGTCGCAACCTCAGGGCGCGCGGCCCCGACCGCCTGGTCCGCCAGATGA